A single region of the Rubrobacter aplysinae genome encodes:
- a CDS encoding QueT transporter family protein has product MKEVFTMWRHTQMVVLVALSAAIYAAVLIPFKGFVLVPGFTELRPANVFPFVFGLLFGPAGAWGAAIGNLIGDFFGTLGIGSIAGFIGNFFLGLLPYKLWGAFFRRGENMEQNVNSGKKLAVYIAVSVLASAVCAMWIAWGNDVLGFVPFAALASIITVNNAIAGIVLGPILLLLLYPRVKRWGLLWTDIMRPEEVSAPRFKAVGNALAWIGGLGGLIFGLALGLGLYSQGFAAAGFASGGAGSLGIGLGLIPFLLLVIIASFMLGGRDQVEAAEAEEDRVV; this is encoded by the coding sequence GTGAAGGAAGTATTCACGATGTGGCGCCACACCCAGATGGTGGTGCTGGTCGCGCTGAGCGCGGCGATCTACGCCGCGGTGCTCATACCGTTCAAGGGCTTCGTGCTGGTGCCGGGCTTTACCGAGCTGCGCCCGGCGAACGTGTTCCCGTTCGTGTTCGGGCTGCTCTTCGGCCCTGCCGGAGCCTGGGGCGCTGCCATAGGGAACCTCATCGGGGACTTCTTCGGAACTTTAGGCATCGGTAGTATCGCCGGGTTTATAGGAAACTTCTTCCTCGGCCTGCTGCCGTACAAGCTGTGGGGGGCCTTCTTCCGGCGGGGCGAGAACATGGAGCAGAACGTTAACTCCGGCAAAAAGCTCGCCGTGTACATAGCCGTAAGCGTGCTGGCCTCTGCGGTGTGCGCGATGTGGATCGCCTGGGGTAACGACGTGCTCGGCTTCGTGCCGTTCGCCGCGCTGGCCTCGATAATCACGGTGAACAACGCCATCGCCGGCATCGTGCTCGGCCCCATTCTCCTCCTGCTGCTCTACCCGCGGGTCAAGCGTTGGGGCCTTTTGTGGACCGACATCATGCGCCCGGAGGAGGTCTCCGCACCCCGGTTCAAGGCAGTGGGTAACGCCCTGGCCTGGATCGGCGGCCTCGGCGGCCTGATCTTCGGCCTCGCCCTCGGGCTCGGGCTCTACTCCCAAGGGTTCGCCGCCGCCGGTTTTGCCAGCGGGGGCGCGGGCAGCCTCGGGATAGGGCTCGGCCTCATACCCTTCCTCCTGCTCGTGATAATAGCCAGCTTCATGCTCGGCGGCCGGGATCAAGTAGAAGCGGCAGAGGCAGAGGAGGACCGTGTCGTCTAA
- a CDS encoding energy-coupling factor transporter transmembrane component T family protein, which yields MDPFLYLDRDTPVHRLDPRTKMFILAGAFVLAFLFVNPLYQAVILAGVLVYGYVARSLVNLKRIRFILVMIALVTVVLWTLFGSGETPLFLFVEWESLLYGIGTAMRIDLTIIAGMIFLSTTRNEEMATGLVRLGIPYRFAFAVSTALRLVPTIAATASTIVQAQRSRGLDLESGSFIQRVRKYVPLLVPVFVSTIRSTNTFSMALESKGFGASSSRTYFLRIAVLRRDVLVMVAGAILVVAAVALRLAGFGGIEGFSR from the coding sequence GTGGACCCGTTTCTGTACCTGGACCGGGACACGCCGGTACACCGGCTGGACCCACGCACCAAGATGTTTATTCTCGCCGGGGCGTTCGTGCTGGCGTTTTTGTTCGTGAACCCGCTGTATCAGGCGGTGATACTGGCCGGGGTGCTCGTCTACGGGTACGTCGCCCGGTCGCTGGTGAACCTGAAGCGCATCCGGTTCATACTCGTGATGATCGCGCTGGTTACCGTGGTGTTGTGGACGCTGTTTGGCAGCGGTGAGACGCCGCTATTTCTGTTCGTGGAGTGGGAGTCGCTGCTGTACGGCATCGGCACCGCCATGCGCATAGACCTCACGATTATCGCGGGCATGATCTTCCTCTCCACCACCCGAAACGAGGAGATGGCGACCGGCCTCGTGCGTCTGGGCATCCCGTACCGTTTCGCATTCGCCGTCTCCACGGCGCTCCGGCTGGTCCCGACCATAGCCGCTACCGCCTCCACCATCGTGCAGGCCCAGCGTTCGCGCGGCCTGGACCTGGAGTCCGGGAGCTTCATCCAACGGGTGCGCAAGTACGTGCCGCTGCTGGTCCCCGTCTTCGTCTCCACCATTCGCTCGACCAACACGTTCTCGATGGCGCTGGAGTCCAAGGGCTTCGGGGCGAGCTCGTCCCGGACCTACTTCCTGCGCATCGCCGTGCTGCGGCGGGACGTGCTGGTGATGGTGGCTGGGGCGATTCTGGTGGTGGCGGCGGTCGCGCTGAGGCTCGCCGGGTTCGGCGGCATCGAGGGCTTCAGCCGGTGA
- a CDS encoding phosphatase PAP2 family protein: protein MERLRREVRRRPKSALALQLALGLGLSSGLLLLFLELSEEVVQGESRRVDTAVLRGVAAVSPGWFDVPMRLITALGYYWFVIPALVFSAYLFYRSGYRLSAALLVASTGGSIALTTVLKIVFRRARPEIIDSGYEASFYSFPSGHATVAVGFYGALALLIALRLESPWRWLVAAAGAILIALIGFSRLYLGVHYPTDVLAGYLAASLWLVSVWLAWRLWRLAFPPGSRPRKPPV from the coding sequence GTGGAAAGGCTGCGGCGCGAGGTGCGGCGGCGGCCAAAGTCCGCCCTGGCGCTCCAGCTAGCTCTCGGGCTGGGTCTCTCCTCCGGGCTGCTTCTCCTGTTTCTGGAGCTCTCCGAGGAGGTCGTGCAGGGTGAGAGCCGTCGCGTAGACACGGCGGTGCTCCGGGGCGTCGCCGCGGTCTCTCCCGGATGGTTCGACGTGCCGATGCGCCTCATAACTGCGCTGGGCTACTACTGGTTCGTGATACCGGCCCTCGTCTTCTCCGCCTACCTCTTCTATCGCTCGGGCTACAGGCTCTCCGCCGCACTGCTCGTCGCCTCCACCGGCGGCAGCATCGCCCTGACCACGGTCCTGAAAATAGTCTTCCGCCGGGCGCGGCCCGAGATCATAGACTCCGGCTACGAGGCCTCCTTCTACTCCTTCCCGAGCGGCCACGCGACCGTGGCCGTCGGGTTCTACGGGGCGCTCGCGCTGTTGATAGCCCTCCGCCTCGAAAGTCCCTGGCGCTGGCTGGTAGCCGCCGCCGGGGCCATCCTGATAGCCCTGATCGGCTTCTCCCGCCTCTACCTCGGCGTCCACTACCCGACGGACGTGCTCGCCGGGTACCTCGCCGCCTCGCTGTGGCTCGTCTCCGTGTGGCTGGCCTGGAGGCTGTGGCGGCTCGCCTTTCCGCCCGGCTCCCGGCCGCGCAAGCCTCCGGTATAG
- a CDS encoding cation diffusion facilitator family transporter yields the protein MSAGADTGLSKGAQREKNRVTVASLAAAVCLTAAKLAAGLATGSLGLLAEAAHSALDTVASVITFFSVRVAGRPADENHPYGHGRVENLSAVVQGVLLLGTAAWVLSESIGRIFFEPVAVQVSVWAFVVMGVSVAVDLWRSRMLYRVARRHGSRALEADALNFRADMFSSSVVIIGLALSAYGASVGGGGWFLERADAFAALLVGLFILGKAGQLAMRSVNVLLDLAPVELQGRISRGAESVSGVVETRRVRLRESGHRKFADIVVSVPRTVSAAEAHGISERVEETVRYIDGRTESVVHVEPVATEAETMAEAIHGIAQEMGFRTHHERVQRAGGSYEATLHVEVDPALTLGEAHERASGLGDEIRRQEPRIARVNSHIEVAEPDPEERERVDADHPELVEEIRRAVAGSGTEASCHEVRLYRHKGPEDAETGALDAVLHCDFPPRMGVGEVHLRTEHVERTLRAGLPALEQVVIHAEPAAG from the coding sequence ATGTCCGCCGGTGCCGACACGGGACTTTCGAAGGGTGCGCAGCGGGAGAAGAACCGGGTGACGGTGGCCTCGCTGGCGGCTGCGGTGTGCCTGACGGCGGCGAAGCTGGCGGCGGGGCTGGCGACGGGGAGTCTCGGGCTGTTGGCGGAGGCCGCGCACTCGGCGCTGGATACGGTGGCGAGCGTTATCACGTTCTTCTCCGTGCGGGTCGCGGGGCGTCCGGCCGACGAAAATCATCCCTACGGGCACGGGCGGGTCGAGAATCTCTCGGCGGTGGTGCAGGGGGTGTTGCTGCTCGGGACGGCGGCCTGGGTGCTGTCCGAGTCCATAGGCCGAATCTTCTTCGAGCCGGTTGCCGTGCAGGTCTCGGTGTGGGCTTTCGTGGTGATGGGGGTGAGCGTGGCGGTGGACCTGTGGCGCTCCCGGATGCTCTACCGGGTCGCCCGCCGGCACGGCAGTCGGGCGCTGGAGGCCGACGCCCTGAACTTCCGGGCCGACATGTTCAGCTCCTCCGTGGTCATAATCGGGCTTGCACTCTCGGCGTACGGCGCCAGCGTCGGGGGCGGCGGGTGGTTTCTGGAGCGGGCCGACGCGTTCGCGGCGCTGCTGGTCGGGCTGTTTATCCTGGGCAAGGCCGGTCAGCTCGCGATGCGGAGCGTGAACGTGCTGCTGGACCTCGCTCCGGTGGAGCTTCAGGGCAGGATCTCGCGCGGCGCGGAGTCCGTGAGCGGGGTGGTCGAAACCCGCCGGGTGCGCCTCAGGGAGTCCGGCCACCGCAAGTTCGCGGACATCGTCGTGAGCGTGCCGAGGACGGTCAGCGCCGCCGAGGCCCACGGCATCAGCGAGAGGGTCGAGGAGACGGTGCGCTACATAGACGGCCGTACCGAGAGCGTCGTACACGTCGAGCCGGTCGCCACCGAGGCCGAGACGATGGCCGAAGCCATCCACGGCATCGCCCAGGAGATGGGGTTCAGGACCCACCACGAGCGGGTGCAGCGCGCGGGCGGGAGCTATGAGGCCACGCTGCACGTCGAGGTGGACCCGGCGCTCACGTTAGGCGAGGCCCACGAGCGGGCCAGCGGCCTCGGAGACGAGATTCGGCGCCAGGAGCCCCGCATCGCCCGCGTCAACTCGCACATAGAGGTGGCAGAGCCCGATCCCGAGGAGCGCGAGCGGGTGGACGCCGATCACCCGGAACTCGTGGAGGAGATCCGGCGCGCGGTGGCGGGATCCGGTACGGAGGCGAGCTGCCACGAGGTGCGCCTGTACCGGCACAAGGGTCCGGAAGACGCCGAGACGGGGGCACTCGACGCCGTGCTCCACTGTGACTTCCCGCCCCGGATGGGCGTCGGAGAGGTACACCTGCGCACCGAGCACGTCGAGCGGACGCTGCGGGCCGGCCTCCCGGCGCTGGAGCAGGTCGTGATCCACGCCGAGCCCGCCGCCGGGTAG
- the trxB gene encoding thioredoxin-disulfide reductase has translation MLARDQYDVVIVGSGPAGYTSALYASRASLSTLVFQGFEMGGQLMLTSDVENYPGYKDGVMGPEMMDEFEAQAARFGAEMRPDNVERVDFSERPFKLWAEGEDEPVLSQTVVIATGAKAKWLGLENEQRLMGRGVSGCATCDGFFFTGKKVAVVGGGDTAMEEALFLAKFASEVKILHRRDEFRASRIMLERAQKNPVIEFVTNVAVEDVLGEESVTGALLRDTQTDEEYELEVDGFFTAIGHEPSTKLFKGLVEMDDAGYILQKEHTMTSVPGVFAAGDVSDIRYRQAVTAAGDGCRSAIDAERWLEEQGEAEGAEDPSVWEAAKDPAEAAAARE, from the coding sequence ATTTTGGCGCGCGATCAGTACGACGTGGTAATAGTAGGCTCTGGACCGGCGGGGTATACCTCGGCGCTTTACGCATCGCGGGCGAGCCTTTCGACGCTCGTTTTCCAGGGCTTCGAGATGGGCGGGCAGCTCATGCTCACCTCGGACGTTGAGAACTATCCGGGCTACAAGGACGGTGTCATGGGCCCGGAGATGATGGACGAGTTCGAGGCCCAGGCCGCGCGGTTCGGGGCCGAGATGCGCCCGGACAACGTCGAGCGCGTGGACTTTTCGGAGCGGCCGTTCAAGCTGTGGGCCGAAGGCGAGGACGAGCCGGTGCTGTCCCAGACCGTGGTCATAGCGACGGGTGCGAAGGCCAAGTGGCTCGGGCTGGAGAACGAGCAGCGTCTGATGGGGCGCGGAGTTTCGGGCTGCGCGACCTGCGACGGGTTCTTCTTTACCGGCAAGAAAGTGGCCGTCGTCGGCGGCGGCGACACGGCGATGGAGGAGGCCCTGTTCCTCGCCAAGTTCGCCTCCGAAGTGAAGATCCTGCACCGGCGCGACGAGTTCCGGGCGTCCAGGATCATGCTTGAGCGCGCCCAGAAGAACCCGGTCATCGAGTTCGTTACCAACGTCGCCGTCGAGGACGTGCTCGGCGAGGAGTCGGTTACCGGGGCGCTCCTCAGGGACACCCAGACCGACGAGGAGTACGAGCTAGAGGTAGACGGCTTCTTCACGGCTATAGGCCACGAGCCCTCCACCAAGCTCTTCAAGGGCCTCGTGGAGATGGACGACGCGGGCTACATCCTGCAGAAGGAGCACACCATGACCAGCGTGCCGGGCGTGTTCGCCGCCGGGGACGTCTCGGACATCCGCTACCGGCAGGCCGTGACCGCCGCCGGAGACGGCTGCCGCTCGGCCATAGACGCAGAGCGTTGGCTGGAGGAGCAAGGCGAGGCCGAGGGGGCCGAGGACCCGAGCGTGTGGGAGGCCGCCAAGGACCCGGCGGAGGCCGCCGCAGCGAGGGAGTAG
- the polX gene encoding DNA polymerase/3'-5' exonuclease PolX, giving the protein MRNGEIVRALENIVALMEIRGEEHYRVLAYQRASESVAASGREVSDMDDPKELPHVGGSTAEVIRALAADETPQLLQDLTDEIPPGLVEVTRLQNVGPRTAGRLWRELDVTSVEGLVEVEPGSIAALKGFGKKSEDRILEAARTYNSTERRMLLNDATDLGEQLISFVRGHPSTERTELAGSLRRRKETVGDLDIVAASTDQQALADAFAEAEFVDEMVAHGPTKVSIKTAGTDVDLRIIAPESYGALLHHFTGSQAHNVVLRERAVARGLNISEYGIAEDHKAPDEREYEPFATEEALFERLGLSYIPPELREDGGELQAAEEGSLPELLRVEDIRGDLHVHTSYSDGQGTIESMAEAAIELGYEYLVFCDHSQSLRVANGLSPDRLKKKIHAVREADAEYEEIRLLCGSEVDIMKNGKLDYEDALLAELDFVVASVHTAFNLPEQDQTDRMLRAINNPYVRTIAHPTGRILNRREPYEVDVYRLIEEAKTTNTALELNSYPDRLDLSVPYAREAVRQGVRITIDTDAHDERALSFIRYGVDQARRAWAGKDNVINCLPLREFEAFLAEGK; this is encoded by the coding sequence TTGCGTAACGGCGAGATAGTGCGGGCCCTGGAGAACATCGTGGCGCTGATGGAGATCCGGGGCGAGGAGCACTACCGGGTGCTCGCCTACCAGCGGGCCTCCGAGAGCGTGGCGGCCTCCGGACGGGAGGTCTCTGACATGGACGACCCGAAAGAGCTCCCCCACGTCGGCGGGTCTACGGCAGAGGTGATCCGGGCCCTCGCCGCCGACGAGACGCCGCAGCTCCTGCAGGACCTCACCGACGAGATACCGCCCGGCCTGGTAGAGGTAACGCGCCTGCAGAACGTCGGGCCGCGCACCGCCGGCAGGCTATGGCGCGAGCTGGACGTGACGAGCGTCGAGGGGCTCGTGGAGGTGGAGCCGGGCTCCATCGCCGCGCTAAAGGGCTTCGGCAAGAAGAGCGAGGATCGCATCCTCGAAGCGGCCCGCACCTACAACTCCACCGAGCGCCGCATGCTCCTGAACGACGCCACCGATCTCGGCGAGCAGCTAATATCTTTCGTCCGGGGTCATCCGTCCACCGAACGGACCGAGCTCGCGGGCTCGCTGCGCCGCCGCAAGGAGACCGTCGGCGACCTCGACATAGTCGCCGCGAGCACCGACCAGCAGGCGCTTGCAGACGCCTTCGCGGAGGCGGAGTTCGTGGACGAGATGGTGGCCCACGGGCCGACGAAGGTCTCCATAAAGACGGCCGGGACCGACGTGGACCTGCGCATCATCGCGCCCGAGAGCTATGGCGCGCTCTTGCACCACTTCACCGGAAGCCAGGCCCACAACGTCGTCCTGCGCGAGCGGGCGGTGGCCCGGGGCCTGAACATCTCCGAGTACGGCATAGCGGAGGATCACAAGGCCCCGGACGAGCGCGAGTACGAGCCATTCGCCACTGAAGAGGCGCTTTTCGAGCGGCTCGGCCTGTCCTACATCCCGCCGGAGTTGCGCGAGGACGGCGGCGAGCTACAGGCCGCCGAGGAAGGGAGCCTGCCGGAGCTCTTGCGGGTAGAGGACATCCGGGGCGACCTGCACGTCCACACGAGCTACTCCGACGGCCAGGGCACCATCGAGAGCATGGCAGAGGCCGCCATCGAGCTCGGCTACGAGTACCTCGTGTTCTGCGACCACTCCCAGAGCCTGCGCGTCGCCAACGGCCTATCCCCCGACCGCCTGAAGAAGAAGATACACGCCGTTCGAGAAGCAGACGCGGAGTACGAGGAGATACGCCTCCTCTGCGGCTCGGAGGTGGACATAATGAAGAACGGCAAGCTCGACTACGAGGATGCGCTACTCGCCGAGCTGGACTTCGTCGTCGCCAGCGTCCACACGGCGTTCAACCTGCCCGAGCAAGATCAGACCGACCGGATGCTGCGGGCGATAAACAACCCCTACGTGCGCACCATCGCCCACCCGACCGGGCGCATCCTGAACCGCCGCGAGCCCTACGAGGTTGACGTGTACCGGCTCATAGAGGAGGCGAAGACGACGAACACGGCGCTGGAGCTAAACTCGTACCCGGACCGCCTGGATCTCTCGGTGCCCTACGCGCGCGAGGCCGTGCGTCAGGGGGTCCGCATCACCATAGACACCGACGCCCACGACGAACGGGCGCTCTCGTTCATACGGTACGGCGTAGACCAGGCGCGCCGTGCCTGGGCCGGGAAGGACAACGTAATAAACTGCCTGCCGCTCCGGGAGTTCGAGGCATTCCTGGCGGAGGGTAAGTAG
- a CDS encoding SMR family transporter: MGLKYSGGFTRPWPAVGMTVSGAPSFYLLSVSLKTHATGTAVLGILLRSGVGDLFRVLSTLLMVAGAAGPRLTS; this comes from the coding sequence ATCGGCCTCAAGTACTCCGGAGGCTTTACCCGCCCGTGGCCGGCGGTCGGCATGACCGTATCCGGGGCCCCGAGCTTCTACCTGCTCTCCGTCTCCCTAAAGACCCATGCCACCGGCACCGCCGTCCTCGGCATCCTACTCCGCTCCGGGGTGGGCGACCTCTTCAGGGTGCTTTCCACGCTCCTCATGGTCGCCGGGGCGGCCGGGCCCCGGCTGACCTCGTAG
- the sugE gene encoding quaternary ammonium compound efflux SMR transporter SugE: MAWIYLFLAGLFETGWAIGLKYTEGFSRLVPSLLTVAAMGVSFWLLSAALRTLPVGSAYAVWTGIGAVGTVILGILLFKEPVTVARMLSILLILAGVAGLRLTSGG; the protein is encoded by the coding sequence ATGGCCTGGATCTACCTGTTTCTGGCCGGGCTTTTCGAGACTGGTTGGGCGATAGGGCTCAAGTATACGGAGGGCTTTAGCCGGCTCGTGCCCTCGCTCCTCACCGTGGCGGCGATGGGCGTGAGCTTCTGGCTGCTCTCGGCGGCGCTCAGGACGCTCCCGGTCGGCTCGGCCTACGCCGTGTGGACCGGGATCGGGGCGGTGGGCACGGTTATTCTCGGCATCCTGCTCTTCAAGGAGCCGGTAACCGTGGCGAGAATGCTCTCTATACTCCTGATCCTGGCCGGCGTCGCCGGCCTGCGGCTGACCTCTGGAGGCTAG
- a CDS encoding adenosylhomocysteinase: MSSKSTRSRVKDPTLAPSGHEKIDWAARHSPVLNAIRDRYLADGTFDGLRVAVSLAVEAKTAYLAAVLAEAGAEVSLASPGPFFVQDDVAAALAERGVTVHASSASPQEDSDAELLAALDVEPDVVIDDRAGLARLLHTERRDLLPNVRGVSEETTSGVAKFAAMHAEGVLETPAIAANDARCKHLFDNRYGTGQSTLTAIMHNTNLMLGGKRLVVLGYGWCGKGIARYAAGLGARVTVCEVDPVKGLEAYADGHDVLPALDAAEMGEVFITATGSCDVLSREHFSRMRDGAILANAGGVDVEIDVEGLADAASEQRRVRGANVEEFVMQDGRRLDLIGGGRVVNITAGDGHPVEIMDLTFSVQALCAHHLANRRITEPGVHLLPAEIDDRVAAIKLEAVGMGVDGLSDEQREFLASWRE, translated from the coding sequence GTGTCGTCTAAGAGCACTAGGAGCAGAGTCAAGGACCCCACACTCGCCCCGTCCGGCCACGAGAAGATAGACTGGGCCGCCCGCCACTCGCCGGTCCTGAACGCCATCCGCGACCGTTACCTCGCCGACGGCACCTTCGACGGCCTGCGGGTGGCCGTCTCGCTCGCCGTCGAGGCCAAGACCGCCTACCTCGCCGCCGTGCTGGCCGAAGCCGGGGCGGAGGTGTCTCTGGCCAGCCCCGGGCCGTTCTTCGTTCAGGACGACGTGGCCGCCGCCCTCGCCGAACGCGGTGTCACCGTCCACGCCTCGTCGGCGAGCCCACAGGAGGATTCGGACGCCGAGCTCCTCGCCGCCCTCGACGTCGAGCCCGACGTGGTCATAGACGACCGGGCGGGGCTCGCCCGGCTACTGCACACGGAGCGCCGGGACCTGTTACCGAACGTGCGCGGCGTCTCGGAGGAGACGACGAGCGGCGTGGCGAAGTTCGCGGCGATGCACGCCGAGGGCGTCCTCGAAACTCCGGCCATCGCGGCGAACGACGCCCGCTGCAAGCACCTCTTCGACAACCGCTACGGCACCGGGCAGTCCACGCTCACCGCCATCATGCACAACACCAACCTCATGCTCGGTGGCAAGCGCCTGGTCGTCCTGGGCTACGGCTGGTGCGGCAAGGGTATAGCCCGCTACGCCGCCGGGCTCGGGGCTCGGGTCACGGTGTGCGAGGTCGACCCGGTCAAGGGCCTCGAAGCCTATGCCGACGGCCACGACGTCCTACCGGCGCTCGACGCGGCGGAGATGGGCGAGGTTTTCATCACCGCGACCGGCTCCTGCGACGTGCTGTCCCGCGAGCACTTCTCCCGCATGCGGGACGGGGCCATCCTGGCGAACGCCGGCGGCGTGGACGTGGAGATAGACGTGGAGGGGCTGGCGGATGCCGCCTCAGAGCAGCGACGGGTACGCGGGGCGAACGTCGAGGAGTTCGTGATGCAAGATGGACGCCGCCTGGATCTCATCGGCGGCGGCCGGGTGGTGAACATCACCGCCGGGGACGGGCATCCCGTGGAGATCATGGACCTCACCTTCTCCGTGCAGGCGCTCTGCGCCCACCATCTGGCGAACCGCCGCATCACGGAGCCCGGCGTCCACCTCCTGCCCGCCGAGATAGACGACCGGGTGGCCGCCATCAAGCTCGAAGCCGTCGGCATGGGCGTGGACGGCCTCAGCGACGAGCAGCGGGAGTTTCTCGCCAGCTGGCGCGAGTAG